In Solanum pennellii chromosome 7, SPENNV200, the following are encoded in one genomic region:
- the LOC107024515 gene encoding serine/arginine repetitive matrix protein 1-like, protein MGCCVSSTRKRHRMSPPCSAVNGRDPPPLEEETVKEVLSETPIPKPHHPSPPKVLIDDKVADFPQVKIESTAVVKPRDEIKFESAVVVKPREEMKFESTAVMKPEVSEEPSEMCSFTESYSTTATATEKREEDGEVTQRSPIRVHRKRQNTGDLSGVRERSFRSQTGRSAPSPEKRRSPASSRGVQGRGMPQQRRNVGPPNGPRRGPSENGVRRSNSPAKRGTVDARRNVRNRSPAAREAVKPGNQSPARNAENEGSSSKTEKPKEEVSPATGESLENPLVSMECFIFL, encoded by the coding sequence ATGGGTTGCTGTGTTAGCTCCACCAGAAAACGCCACCGCATGTCGCCGCCGTGTTCCGCCGTGAACGGACGAGATCCACCGCCATTGGAGGAAGAAACTGTCAAAGAAGTTCTTTCTGAAACACCCATTCCCAAACCCCACCACCCCTCACCACCAAAAGTCCTAATCGACGACAAAGTAGCTGACTTTCCTCAAGTCAAAATTGAATCGACGGCTGTCGTTAAACCCAGAGATGAAATCAAGTTTGAATCAGCTGTTGTTGTTAAACCCAGAGAGGAAATGAAGTTTGAATCTACGGCTGTGATGAAACCGGAAGTGTCTGAAGAGCCTTCGGAGATGTGTAGCTTTACTGAAAGCTATTCCACGACGGCGACGGCGACGGAGAAGAGagaggaagatggggaagtgaCACAGAGGTCACCGATTAGAGTACATAGGAAGAGGCAAAACACTGGAGATCTCAGTGGAGTTAGAGAGAGAAGTTTTCGGTCTCAGACGGGAAGATCGGCGCCGTCGCCGGAGAAAAGAAGGTCGCCGGCTTCGTCAAGGGGAGTACAGGGGAGGGGAATGCCGCAACAAAGGCGTAATGTGGGACCCCCAAATGGACCCCGACGAGGTCCCAGCGAAAATGGGGTTCGGCGGTCAAATTCTCCGGCGAAACGTGGAACGGTGGATGCACGTCGGAATGTGAGAAACAGAAGTCCGGCGGCGCGTGAAGCAGTAAAACCTGGTAATCAATCGCCGGCGAGAAACGCCGAGAACGAGGGAAGTAGTAGTAAAACTGAAAAACCCAAAGAAGAAGTTTCGCCGGCAACCGGCGAGTCACTTGAAAATCCTCTGGTTTCTATGGAATGCTTCATTTTTCTGTAG
- the LOC107025265 gene encoding kelch-like protein 3 produces MSNWISCYHPSTNSWHRLTTIPGLLENQVIKSFAMVSIGETIYVIGGRHYYKAFGDVLDDNYVQETRLGGVRSSVFKYDTCVDTWSTCARLITPRYNFACTCKDGKIYVAGGQTTLDSAEGTSSAEIYDPVKDKWESLPNMSTLRYKSVAVAWQGKIYVVGGFAKRGNSDSQGPYIMERSSAELYDPRQQNWEYVARMWDLDVPHNQIVNVDGKLFSSGDCLKAWKGHIEAYDENLNIWNIVDGSNSPISTSDDTLAKSPPMQRIFCTMAPIGTQLYFLAGYRMPAGEASMMRTEVHVFDTSAIGNGWRAFEPIEEEGEKELCSHCCVLRID; encoded by the exons ATGTCGAATTGGATATCATGTTACCACCCTTCAACAAATTCCTGGCATCGACTCACTACAATTCCAGGCCTTCTCGAGAATCAAGTGATAAAAAGCTTTGCAATGGTTTCCATTGGCGAAACAATTTATGTAATAGGAGGACGACATTATTATAAAGCTTTTGGTGATGTACTTGACGATAATTATGTTCAAGAAACGAGGCTAGGAGGTGTACGTTCTTCAGTGTTTAAATATGATACGTGTGTGGATACTTGGTCAACTTGTGCACGTTTAATTACACCTAGGTATAATTTTGCGTGTACTTGTAAAGATGGTAAAATTTATGTTGCGGGTGGACAAACAACGTTGGATAGTGCTGAAGGTACTTCTTCTGCTGAGATTTATGATCCTGTAAAAGATAAATGGGAATCATTACCAAATATGAGTACTTTGAGGTATAAGTCTGTTGCTGTGGCATGGCAAG GTAAAATTTATGTGGTGGGAGGATTTGCTAAAAGAGGAAATAGTGACAGCCAAGGACCATATATCATGGAAAGAAGTTCAGCTGAGCTGTACGATCCACGTCAGCAAAACTGGGAGTACGTGGCAAGAATGTGGGACCTAGATGTTCCACATAATCAAATAGTAAATGTTGATGGAAAATTATTCAGTTCAGGTGATTGTTTAAAGGCATGGAAAGGACATATTGAAGCCTatgatgaaaatttaaatatatggaATATAGTGGATGGTTCGAATTCACCAATATCCACGTCAGATGACACGTTGGCAAAGTCGCCACCTATGCAAAGAATATTTTGTACAATGGCACCTATTGGGACTCAGCTCTACTTCTTAGCTGGATACAGGATGCCAGCTGGCGAAGCATCGATGATGAGGACTGAAGTACACGTGTTTGACACGTCAGCAATTGGTAATGGTTGGAGAGCTTTTGAACCAATAGAGGAAGAAGGAGAGAAGGAACTTTGTAGTCATTGTTGTGTTCTTAGAATTgattaa
- the LOC107024461 gene encoding indole-3-acetic acid-amido synthetase GH3.10-like, with amino-acid sequence MKNINCKDKIETDIIGWFDEVAEDSAVVQRRMLRRILEMNHGVEYLKKWIGDIKIEEIDENLLESIYASLVPLASHADIEPFTKRIADGDATPLLTQQPITNLSLSSGTTEGRQKFVPFTHHSSQTTLQIFKLAAAYRSRIYPIRRGGRILEFIYSSKQCKTKGGIIVGTATTHYYASDEFKIKQQQTKSFTCSPQEVISCGDYKQSTYCHLLLGLYFSHEVEFVTSAFAYSIVEAFRSFEEMWKELCHDIREGSLSSRINIDKVRKSISGITQPNPELASRIESICVELERADWFSIIPKLWPNAKYVYSIMTGSMMPYLTKLRHYAGELPLVSADYGSTESWIGVNVDPSNPPEKVTFAVVPTFSYFEFIPLYKHKSNYNYQNGNINSTNDDYIEGNPVPLCQVKSGQQYEIILTTFTGLYRYRLGDVVEVDGFYKKTPKLNFICRRNLILTINIDKNTEKDLQLVVERGSRILSKGTRRAELVDFTSHANVTKQPGHYVIYWEIKGEIDEKLLDECCRDMDASFVDHGYVVSRRTKSIGPLELCIVERGTFKKILESYIGNGAALSQFKTPRCTSNKVLLNILSVCTIKRFYSTAYGW; translated from the exons atgaagaatattAATTGTAAGGATAAAATAGAAACTGACATCATAGGATGGTTCGATGAAGTCGCCGAAGATTCTGCCGTTGTACAACGGCGGATGCTTCGGCGAATTCTTGAAATGAATCATGGTGTGGAGTATCTTAAGAAATGGATTGGAGatattaaaattgaagaaattgatgaaaatttatTGGAGTCAATTTATGCTTCTTTAGTCCCTCTTGCTTCTCATGCAGATATTGAGCCTTTTACAAAGAGAATTGCTGATGGAGATGCAACTCCTCTACTCACTCAACAACCCATTACAAATCTATCATTAAG TTCAGGAACCACAGAGGGAAGACAAAAATTTGTGCCCTTTACACACCATAGCTCTCAAACTACTCTTCAGATTTTCAAGTTGGCAGCAGCATATAGATCAag GATATATCCAATAAGAAGAGGAGGAAGAATTCTTGAATTTATATATAGCAGCAAACAATGTAAAACAAAAGGAGGAATAATAGTAGGAACAGCCACAACACACTATTATGCTAGTGATGAGTTCAagattaaacaacaacaaacaaagtCATTCACTTGTAGCCCTCAAGAAGTTATTTCATGTGGAGATTATAAACAATCAACATATTGTCACCTCCTTCTTGGCTTATATTTTTCACATGAAGTTGAATTTGTTACATCAGCTTTTGCTTATAGCATAGTTGAAGCATTTAGATCATTTGAAGAAATGTGGAAGGAATTGTGCCATGACATTAGGGAAGGTAGTCTTAGCTCAAGAATCAACATAGATAAAGTCCGAAAATCCATATCAG GTATCACTCAGCCTAATCCAGAGTTGGCTTCAAGAATTGAATCAATTTGTGTGGAGCTAGAAAGGGCAGATTGGTTTAGCATAATCCCAAAATTATGGCCAAATGCTAAATATGTTTACTCAATAATGACAGGATCAATGATGCCATATTTAACAAAATTAAGACATTATGCTGGGGAATTACCTCTAGTGAGTGCTGATTATGGATCCACTGAGAGTTGGATTGGAGTTAATGTGGATCCATCTAATCCACCAGAAAAAGTTACTTTTGCAGTTGTACCAACTTTTTCTTACTTTGAGTTTATACCCCTTTATAAACACAAGTCAAATTATAATTACCAAAATGGAAATATTAATTCAACAAATGATGATTACATAGAAGGTAATCCTGTGCCCTTGTGTCAAGTCAAAAGTGGACAACAATATgaaatcatcctaacaactttTACAG GTCTTTATAGATATAGATTAGGGGATGTGGTAGAAGTGGATGGTTTTTACAAGAAAACCCCTAAACTCAACTTCATATGCAGGAGAAACCTGATATTAACAATAAACATCGATAAGAACACTGAAAAAGACCTCCAATTAGTAGTGGAGAGAGGCTCACGAATACTAAGCAAGGGCACAAGACGAGCCGAGCTAGTAGATTTCACGAGCCATGCAAACGTGACAAAGCAACCCGGTCACTATGTGATTTATTGGGAAATCAAAGGGGAAATCGATGAAAAGTTACTCGATGAGTGTTGTAGAGATATGGATGCTTCGTTTGTAGATCATGGTTATGTTGTGTCAAGAAGAACAAAATCCATTGGTCCATTAGAGTTATGCATTGTAGAGAGAGGcactttcaagaaaatattggaaTCTTACATAGGAAATGGGGCTGCATTGAGTCAATTCAAGACTCCTAGATGCACTAGCAACAAAGTGTTACTAAATATCCTTAGTGTTTGTACCATTAAGAGGTTTTATAGCACAGCTTATGGGTGGTAA
- the LOC107025266 gene encoding F-box/FBD/LRR-repeat protein At5g53840-like has protein sequence MSIEDLPVDIISNLPIGLIGEIHSHLPWKEVVKTSILSKKWRSIWYSHPIIWLDETDFGADYTNYSCTDKPRRDAFFTHMMELLEIRERNSELDYSVNKLFLRMTLEYDPSAEHLVNKWISFALEKKVRMICLGLKKINRTLYYLRGIAFSGTELVGLTISDCHITNCSFKLPALKLLFLFAVCIKDHDFMDLIAACPRIEKLRVLDTRELHTIVVSNPHLKFFGGNLSCSNGKIRIESAEFDSLEFSFTKYVCKVEITSATTVRELTVRNANNHEALMHLINKFPLLEKLIIHDCSRLQNLHISQPNLASLVLMDCTVVHLVRLTTPKLKSLEYKGQHTNFEGIEDLEELEFVLLYLEPVDMDTYWWYKWLRDILKLCARSKHLSVICNSQKVIIIPEYLRHLVSITDMEHLELEIKTLDGTFKEVTDELIRILPDLKTLSLTLGSTTKFFQIRIDEDGDLSAEEEAHNPKPNRRVSILRSMISKQIGE, from the exons ATGTCTATAGAGGATCTTCCAGTGGACATAATTTCGAATTTGCCAATCGGTCTGATCGGTGAAATTCACTCTCACCTTCCATGGAAAGAAGTAGTGAAAACTAGTATATTGTCGAAGAAATGGCGAAGCATTTGGTATTCTCATCCTATAATTTGGTTGGACGAAACGGATTTTGGGGCAGACTATACAAATTACAGTTGTACAGACAAACCCAGAAGAGATGCCTTCTTTACTCACATGATGGAGTTGTTAGAAATCCGTGAGAGGAACTCTGAATTGGACTACAGTGTTAACAAACTGTTTCTTCGAATGACACTTGAATACGATCCTTCTGCTGAACATCTGGTAAACAAGTGGATTTCTTTTGCCTTGGAGAAAAAGGTTAGAATGATATGTCTTGGTCTAAAGAAGATTAATCGTACTCTTTACTACCTGCGTGGAATTGCATTTTCCGGTACTGAATTAGTTGGTTTAACTATATCGGATTGTCACATTACTAATTGTTCATTCAAGCTTCCTGCTCTTAAGCTTCTCTTTCTATTCGCTGTTTGCATTAAGGATCATGATTTCATGGATCTCATTGCTGCTTGTCCTCGAATTGAAAAATTACGTGTTCTGGATACTCGAGAGTTGCATACTATTGTAGTTTCAAATCCTCATCTGAAATTTTTTGGAGGGAATCTTTCTTGTTCTAATGGTAAAATACGTATAGAGTCTGCAGAGTTTGattcacttgaattttcattCACCAAGTACGTGTGTAAAGTAGAGATTACTTCCGCCACAACTGTAAGAGAGTTGACAGTGCGAAATGCTAATAACCACGAGGCGTTGATgcatttgataaataaattccCTCTACTTGAGAAACTCATCATACATGATTGCAGTAGGTTGCAAAACCTTCATATTTCTCAACCAAATTTGGCTAGCTTGGTGCTGATGGATTGCACGGTAGTACACTTGGTACGACTAACTACACCCAAGTTGAAATCGTTGGAGTATAAGGGTCAACACACAAATTTTGAGGGCATAGAAGATTTGGAAGAACTGGAATTCGTTCTGTTGTATTTAGAACCTGTAGACATGGATACATACTGGTGGTACAAATGGCTTCGAGATATTTTGAAGTTGTGTGCTCGTTCCAAGCATTTGAGTGTGATTTGCAATAGTCAAAAG GTTATCATCATTCCTGAATATCTAAGACATTTAGTGTCGATAACTGATATGGAGCATCTGGAGTTAGAAATTAAAACACTTGATGGTACTTTTAAAGAGGTTACAGATGAGCTCATCCGTATTCTTCCAGATTTGAAGACTTTGTCATTGACTTTGGGTTCCACCACAAAGTTCTTCCAG ATTCGTATAGACGAGGATGGTGATCTCTCCGCAGAAGAAGAAGCGCACAATCCAAAACCTAATAGGAGAGTATCCATTCTTAGAAGTATGATCAGCAAACAGATTGGAGAATGA